The stretch of DNA TGCAGTGTACAATGGACGATGGGTGTGGTAGCAGGTGGTCACTAATATTGTGTCTTAAATATAAATATAAGTTGTACATGAAACAAAATAGAAAAAAGCTCAAAGAACTTTTGTAGCCGAGTTCTTGCTGAATCAGCTACAGTGGTAGTGGTACATCAATTTTTCTTGAATGGACAACAAAGgcaactttttttttaaaaaaaaagcttTTTCTCATTACAAATGGCTGTATCTGATAAAAACCCAGGTTCTTCCTAGCAATCCAGTGGAGTACATGCTAATTTCCAGGCGCCAACCATGCAAAACGATTTCCATAATTCCATGTAGGCAGGTCGATATAGTTTTCAACTCTTCAGGCCCAGATATGTACCATGAGCTCTCAATGGAGACGATTTCAGTATTTCTCCTTTGGGAAATATAATGCAATGCTAATGCTCAATAATGGACGGGCTAACGAGGAGTCTGATGACCGCATGGAACATTTTAACCGCTAGGGGACTGTATATTTCGAGCAGGGTGGACCGATCTCGAGATATCTATTTAGCCGCCGACCGCACCCTAGCTGGAGTACCAGAGCATCTCCAATCAGACTCTCTGCTTCTCACTACTTCTTGAGTAAATTCTTGAGTAAAGGCCTTTTTTAACGACTAGATTTTTAACCTACTTCGGCAGTAGTCTCTAAATCTCACCCTCTTTTTTTAATCTAAAGGGTGAGACCCATTTATCAGTGAATAAAAGGCTCCCTAGAGATCCTCCAAGAATAGAGGGTGGAAAAAAGGATTTATAGACCTTCCTAAGATACGATCTTTAGTAGAGAATCTGCTGGAATgtaatctttttattttatcctTCAAATTTAAGATGAGGATTCTAATTTAAGATGAGGATTTATTTAGAAGATCTACTGGAGTTACTCTTTATCTCATATCTAATCCACTGCAGAGTCGAGTGTGTGCCATCGCGCTGTGTCAATCTGTCACGCGCCTGCAGTATATTGGTCTCGTGTAGCCTGATTGCAAAACAAGCCGGTTGGAATCGGGCGCGGACGAGGAACGATGCACACGCAGCCACGTGACCACATTCTTCTCGCTGTCTCCTTTTGGGCGCGTGAAGATTAATATTGATTGATTTGAGTGTTTTGTGCCACTACGATGCACGGTTCCTTAGAATGATGGGAATCTGAGTAACGACGACCCGCCTACGCAGCAAGGCCTCCTCCAACGGTTCTAATTAGTTCTAGCTAGTTCCATCTAAGATTCTACTAGAGCCAATGTCTCTAAGACCAACTCTAAGACCAACTCCAGCAACAGTACCCATCCATTTACCCATATTGGGGGAAAAGAGCGTGGGACCCACCGGAGATGGTCTGATTGTAGTTTCCAGCGGCTCCTCCCATCGCGTCTGTAGAGAGGGATTGAATCAACCACACTTGTATTGATTCAGAGTGTAGTATTTATACACGTTACATGCATGCATGAGACTAACTAATCTCTGCTAGATTGCTAGATTACAGGAGAGTCGCGGGAAGCCATGCGGAGCGTGGCAAgtgcgcgcggcgcgcggggcgtGGAGCGCATGGCGCGGAACGGAACGCGCAGAGCAGAGCGCATCAGACGCGAGTCGTTCGCGTGACCCGCGCCGTGCAGTTGCATGAGATCCAACACCCCCCGCAGTCTCAGCTCGTCGATCCGACGCAGAGGCTGGACCTAAAATCTTCAAACAACGCCGTCGGGAGCCCTTTGGTGAAAATGTCTGCGAACTGGCGAGCGCTTGGAATCTGTAGAACGCGAAGTTCGCCGACGGCCACCTTGTCCCGAACGAAGTGTATATCAATCTCGATGTGTTTGGTTCGCCGGTGATGAACGGGGTTGCGAGCCATGTACACACTCGAGATGTTGTCACAGTACGCCACCGTCGCCTGAGGAACAGCACATTGGAGCTTGCCAAGAAGCTGCCGGAGCCAAGAGCACTCTGCCACTGCGTTGGCCACGCCGCGGTACTCCGCCTCGGCAGATGATCTGGAGACGGTGGTCTGTCGCTTGGACGACCATGAGATGAGCGCGTCGCCGAGGAAGACAGCGAACCCAGATGTAGAGCGGCGAGTGTCGGGGCACCCTGCCCAGTCGGCGTCTGTGTACGCGGTGATCGTTGGTTTCTTGTTGGCATGGAGATAGAGCCCAAGCGTCGTCGTTCCCTTGATGTAGCGAAGGATCCTCTTGAGCATCGCACCGTGACACTCCTTGGGCGCGTGCATGTGCAAGCATACTTGTTGAACGGCGTAAGCTATGTCGGGCCGTGTCAGTGTCAAGTATTGGAGTGCACCAGCCATGCTTCTGTACCAGGACGCGGCCTTCAGAGGTACACCTTCAGTGCTTGAACACTTGGACTTGGTGTCGGCAGGGGTCGCTGTTGGTTTGCAGTTAGTCATGCCGGCGCGTTCCAGGATGTCCAGAGCATAGGCGGACTGGGAGAGAGCGAAGCCGTCGCCAGTGCGCCGGACGTCGATGCCGAGGAAGTAGCTGACGGGACCCATGTCCTTGACGGCGAACGCAGACTTGAGGTTGGCGATGATCTTATGTAGCAGGGCCGTCGTGGAGGCAGAGAGGATGATGTCGTCCACGTACAAGAGTAGGTACGCCATGGATGTGCCTTGGCCGTAGACGAACAGTGAGGAGTCGGAACGACATTGCCGGAAGCCAAGGGAGATGGCATGCTCCGCAAACCTGGTGAACCAGGCACGAGGTGCTTGACGGAGACCGTATAGGGAACGGGATAGGAGGCACACGGCATTCGGATGCGCCATGTCCTCAAACCCCGTCGGTTGCTGGCAGTGAACGCGTTCCGTGATGTTGCCGTGGAGGAACGCGTTCGTGACGTCCAGCTGGTGCGCAGGCCATTTCTTGGAGGCGATCAGCGTTAAGACGGTGCGGATAGTGGCTGGCTTGACGACCGGGGAGAAGGTCTCGCCGAAGTCGATCCCCGGTCGTTGATGAAAGCCACGAACCACCCACCTGGCCTTGTAGCGTTCGAGGGTCCCGTCGGACCGGTACTTGTGGCGAAACACCCATTTTCCGGTGATCACCTGGGCGTCTGGGGGTCGGGGAACCAGTGTCCAGGTGTTGTTGCGGAGAAGGGCGTCGTACTCGAGCTGCATCGCCGCACGCCAGTTGGCGTCTTTGAGTGCTGCGCGCACGGAGCGTGGGATGGGAGAGATAGCTGACGTAGTACCGGCAAGGGCGTACTTGGGGTTGGGCTTGCGGATCCCTGCTTTGGCGCGAGTTACCATGTGGTGTTGGGGTGGCTGCGGTGCGTCTCGCACGGTAGCAGGTGGAGGCGACGGCGTGGCCGTGACTGCGGCCGGCGAGCAGGTGGGTGCCCCTGGAGATGACGGCAACGAGCCGGTGTGGACTGTGGGAGGCGATTCCGGCACAGGCCCAGGCACCGGACAGGGGCGCGGGTCATCATCGTCGGTGGGCGCTGCCGTGGACGGCGACGTCGGGGGTGTACAGGCCGGCGTCGCAAGCCGGAACGGGAAGACGGTCTCGACGAAGTTAACGTGGCGAGAGGTGTAGACGCGGCGCGTGGCGATGTCGTAGCAGCGATAGCCACGATGGTCGTTGGGGTAGCCGAGGAAGACGCACGCCACGGAGCGCGGGCTGAGTTTGTTCGCGGCCGTTGGTGTGAGGTTGGGGTAGCAGAGGCAGCCGAAGACGCGGAGCTCGTCGTAGAGGGGTGGGGAGCCGAGGAGGAGCTGGTGTGGCGTCATGGTTCCAGTGGCGCGGCAAGGGCGCCTGTTGATGACGTACGTCGCCGTGTTCAGGGCCTCCGCCCAAAACGAAGAGGGAGCTGCACTTTGGATTAGTAGCGTGCGAACACAATCGTTAATCGTGCGTAAGATCCGCTCAGCCTTCCCATTTTGCTGTGAAGTGTGCGGACAGGAGAGACGAAAGCTAGTGCCATGGGCAGCTAGGAAATGGCGCAGGGCATGAGTATCAAACTCGCGCCCGTTGTCAGTTTGGAGAGCTAGAATGGGGAGCTGAAACTGTGTATGGACGTAGGAGAAGAAGGAGCGAATGATATTTTGAACATCAGACTTGCTGCGAACGGGGAAAGTCCATATGTAATGAGTGTAAGCATCAATCAAAACAACATAATACTTGTAACCCGAATTGCTATAAATTGGTGATGTCCAGACATCCGAATGCACTAATTGAAAAGGGAAATAAACTGGTGTTTCTGAAGAGGCAAAAGGCAGTCTAACATGTTTGCCCAGCTGACAAGCATGGCAAGAATGAGCTGCTGATTTATTACATCGGAAATCAAAGGTTTGCAGGATCTGATGGAGAGCGCGCGAGCCTGGATGCCCAAGACGGTTGTGCCACAGCTCCACCGAAGGTGTTGACGAAGCAGTGAGAGCATGATGTTGTGGCAGCCGCAGAGGGTAGAGGTCGCCGGAGTTCTCACATCGGAGCATCACCGTTTGGGTGGCCAGATCCTTGACAGAGAAACCAACGGGATCAAATTCAATTGAGACATTGTTGTCGCGGGTTAGTTGTTTGACGGACACCAGATTTTTTATCAGAGAAGGAGTAACGAGAACGTTGTTGAGATggagaggagaagaagatgTAGGAATGGTAGCGACGGCTGTATGGGTTACAGGCAGCCGGGCGCCGTTTCCAACGGTTACGAAAGAGGGAAAGGGGAGAGGCCGAGGGGAAGAGGTGATACCGGAGGTAGACGACATGTGCGATGAAGCGCCGGTGTCGAGGTACCAATCTGCGGAGCTCGGCGGCTGGGTGGCGACGCCGGCAGAGTTCAGGGCGGTGTAGAGCGCGCTGGTGTCCCATGGCGACGCACCGTAGGAGGAAGAAGGCCCCAGAGCAGTAGGAGATTGGTGATGGGCCATCATCGCCTGCTGGGCCTGAAACGGCGGACGAGGACCCAGGACGCCGGAGCCGGGCGCGCGGAAGGGCACGCCCCAGGCCTGGACAAGCCCAGTCCACGGGTTGAAGTTGCCCATCCACGGAGCGGGTGGGCGCTGGGGTGCGCCGCCGGAGCTGTTGCCGCCGAATGtggtggagccggtggtggGGCCGCGTCCGCGGCGCTTGTGCTTGGAGCGGGAGCTGCGGTTGCCGCCAGTGTCGCCGCTGGAGGAGCCTCCAGTGCCGGAGGAGGGGGCACCGTGGCCGGAGGCGCCGCCCTGCGGAGCGGATCCGGCAGAACCACCGTGGCTGGCGAGGAACGCCTGGCCAGCCTCCGCCTTGTCGTCCTGTTGCAGCTGCAGCTCTTCGAGGAGGAGGTAGGAGCGCGCACTCATGAAGGTGTGCGTCTTGGAGGTGAGCACCGGCTTGACATGGCGAAATTTCTTGTTCAGGCCGCGAAGCAGATTCAGCACCTGGCTGGGCTCGGAGACGGGGTGGCCGACGTCGCGCAGGCTGTCGGCGAGCTTCTTCAACTTGGCGCAGTAGTCGGAGATGCTGAGGTCGCCCTGAATGATGCTGCGGAACTCGGCCTCAAGGAGAACCGCGCGCTGCATCTCATTATCGCGGAAGAGGCCCTCGATATCCGTCCAGATGGTGAACGCAGAGGCATCGGGCTTGTAGACGAGGTCGAAGACGCCCTTGTTGATGGTGGTGTAGATCCAATTGGTGAGGGTGCAGTCAACTTGACGCCACTCGGCATCGCGTTCGTtgagtggcggcggcgagcgaaCGTGACCGACGAGGCCAAACTTGCCGAGAACAGAGTCGAACAGGCAGCGCCACTGGCTGTAGTTGGAGTCGAAGAGGTCGAGGAGGATGGGGACGTGGTTGCGGATGTTGACCGTCTGAACCACGGCGAGGGAGGCAGGTTGAGGCGCGCCGAGAGGGAGGCCGGAGTCGCCAGAGTTGGAAGAGGATGAGGAGTGCGCCGGCGAATGCGCCATGGCGCTGGAGCGGAAGCGGGGATGTAGGATCACACGGTAACTGATACCATGTAGAGAGGGATTGAATCAACCACACTTGTATTGATTCAGAGTGTAGTATTTATACACGTTACATGCATGCATGAGACTAACTAATCTCTGCTAGATTGCTAGATTACAGGAGAGTCGCGGGGAGCCATGCGGAGCGTGGCAAgtgcgcgcggcgcgcggggcgtGGAGCGCATGGCGCGGAACGGAACGCGCAGAGCAGAGCGCATCAGACGCGAGTCGTTCGCGTGACCCGCGCCGTGCAGTTGCATGAGATCCAACagcgtcgtcttcttcctcgctccgctcccgagcagcagcagaagTGAAGCCGACGCCCTTCCGAGCTCCGCGAGCCCCTTCCACGAGCTCCTCTGGCCGcctccccgagctcctccccgagATCCTCCAGCGTGACGCGATTCATGGTGAGGATGGGGTTCTTGACCCTGAACACGGTGAGCGCGAGCACGAGGGCGACGATGGTGGAGGTACTGCACGGAGCGCCAGCGCCCTGCTCTAGATCCGGCGTCGGGGTGGCGGCCCTACCGCCGCCCCCGGCCACGACGACCGCGACCGGCTCTCCACGGCGGCGCTCCTCCACGGCGGCCACGCCCCGCTCCTCCGCGCGACGACGGCCACGCCCTACTCCTCCGCGCGCCGCGTCGTCTCCACGGGACGGGAAGGCATCCAACAGCAAGCGGGCCCGCTGCCATGTGTCGCTACGGTATTGGATGGCCGCGAATGGGGGAGAGAGAAGGAGCCTGTAGGAATGGGTAGCCGCGGGGTGCCTCCGGATTTTAGGGGAGAAGTTTGGGGGACTGCTGGAGAGGTGAATAGTAGCAAAAATTCCAAAATAATAGGGAGATGGGAGATACTGCTGTGCCGGAGATGGTCTAACGGACTATCTATAGGGTTGCTTCTTATTGCTTTTAATGACGGCAAGTGTAAAGAAGGTACGCTGATAAGCTACAAACTATCTCTGTGGCCCTTTTGTGCTGCTGCACAAAAGGTCAAAGTAAATAGGCTGAAAATAAACATCTCAACTCAGCCCGGATAATATGAATCATTAGCTCATCACAGTAGTACAGCAAAGTCAACTCGCGAACGGTTGGAGTCGGTCTTACCAATCTGCAGGTGCAAAGCCAAACGAGTTGGTTTGTGGTATAGGTCCATTCCACCGAGCTGCAGAATGGAGAGAACATTACTCTAAACACATCCACGAGCGGAGGTAGAAATTAATAGTTTGCTGCAACTGAATCACATCTGATTTACCGGTTTGGGCTCCTATAGGTGGAGCAATGGCACGAAGGGTCTACAGGGAGGCTGACATGGTGCCGTCGATACACCTAGGAGCATCTGCAGATCCAGACGAGTTTGCGGCGGCGGAGCTACTACTCGCTTGGACCGGTCGTTTATCTTGCCGCGCGGGTCGTCGTCGACGTGGGGAACGTCTTCGTCGCCGCAGCCTTCGTTGACGGCAGGCCCGAGCAATGAGCGGAGAACGGGAGCTGTCCAGCAACAGCTATGGCTAGCAAGTAGATTCACGAAACAAGAAATTGGAGGAGGAAAATAAAGGGGGGGAAGAGGACGGAGAGCGCAGTCGCGCGGGCGGGAGGGGAGATTGGCGCGTAGGTGAGACGCGGGGAAGGATTTAGCCGGAGAATTGGCGCGCTTCCGAGGCGGGACGCGCGACGCTCAAAGGGAAGACGATTCGGTATGGATTTGGGGAGGGAAGCGCAACGATCCGCGTCGATGTTTAGGTTGACTCTTAACGTCCTCTGTTTCTATCCGAGACTATCAGGGAATAGTCGCTGGCTCGTTGATTtactcctctctctcttccaCGTCGGAAGGAATCCGACATAAGCTGGCGACATCGCCACCCGTTGGAGGAGGACTAAAAGGGCGAGCAGATGCTAAACGGCACATCTGAAACTATATGAATTCTGACTCACCGGCAGCTCACATTCGCTTTTGCATATCCAGACCCCGAGCAAGCAAGGAGAAGCTTCCCCAACGGAGAAGCAACCGTAGCTATCGGCTATTCAGCTCTGCGGATCAGTCCCCGCGCGCGCCACTTCGCCGCCATGGAGACGCAGGAgatcgccgcggcggcgcgccacTTCGCCGCCATGGCCCGAATCGTCGGCCCGGTCAGTCCCCGACTCCGCACCACCACCTCATCTTCAATCAGCAATACCTCGCTAACCGCCGTCGCCGTGCTCCTCCCCATGTCCGGCGCCTCCGCTTCCAGGACCCCAAGGGCCTGAAGATGCGCCGCCACGCCTTCCACCTCCACCAGTGCGTCCCCCCTCCCCCCGATTCGTCGTGTCGCTGGCTGAATTCGAGCTTTCCTGAAGCCCTGTGCTGACTTGGTGCTGGGTTTGGTTTGGGTTCCAGGTCGGGGTCCACCACGCTCTCGGCGTCGGCCCTGCTCCTGCCGCGGGGCGCCCTggcggagccgccgccgctgctcgacCGTGTCTGCGCGGCCCGCGGGCACGCGGCGGGGGACGTCGCGCTCACGGCGGCGTCGCTCGTCGAGCCGTTCCTGGTCGCGGAGCAGCGAGGTAACCCCGGCGAGGTTAGTAGGTTACAGGACTCTGTAATCACTCGTTCTAGTGCTAAACTTTTGCTTGCTTGTTTACTTGTTTGGATGCCTGCAGGAATTTCAGCCGAGGCTGGTACCGCAGGCACGTATTGATGTGCTTGTTGAGGTAAGGATAATAAGCGTCTGTGTGGACTTTGGCATCCTAGATCACTTCATGCTTAGCATTCCAGCACCGATAATCAGTTATTTGCGAAGAAAACTTAAACGGACTCACACTGATGATTGATGGAAGTGATTCAATGACATGTAGAACTCAAATATGTAGCTAATGCATGATATACTATCCGGATACTTGTACTGTTGTAGGAATATCTTTCCAAAATACCAGTTTCAAAAAACTTTTTCCTGAATTCCTGAATATGCTATGCCGTGTGCAGCATGAGGAGTTGGGGAACACTCGAGATGGAAAGTCTGGACCTCCACGGTGGCTTTCAGCTCGATTGCTTGCCATGGTAAGTACTGTCATTTCTTCAGTCAGGTTATAGTGCTACAAATAGATGCGTGAAATATTAGCAGGCATTAATATGTAATAGGATAAAGGCTGTTGTTTTCTTAGTTCATTTAGATTTTGAGGGTGTTCTGTGTTCAGAAAAAGCGGTGATGCACAAGTGGACTTTCGAATTATTTTTTTTTACACACCATGTGCatttacttttcagttgaatgGGGTATGCAACTCTGCATTGCAGCAGCCCCTTATTGGTTTTAATTAAACCACTGTCAAAATTGTGTTTTATGCAGTGTTCTACTAAATATTTTAATCTTTATTAGCTGTTGATGATTCATTTTTTAGGTAAGGACTAGTTGCTTGGCTTTCCACTGAAATGTTCTCTGTCATCCACTCATCCTACCAATTACCTACAATAAGAACTTAAGAATGGCTTTGGGCTGCTCATTTGGAATAGACTGAGATAAGTAAGAAAAGAGTAATTTCATTTAAATGTCCTTGTTACATCTTACAAATATTATTTTTTATATTATTTTGCTTAGCTACAAGTGAACTGTATTTACCCTTAGTTATGAGTTTTATCTACATTGCACTTAATGGGAGAAAGGTTGCTTCTATTGAATAGTAAGAGAAAAGTTTGTAGGTTTTGGTTAGTCTTCACCCTCAATGCTTATGCTTAAATGTTTGATCAGCAGCCTGATTTCTTCATTAGGTTGATGTCCCTACAGCTGCTGACTCTGTTTTATCCTTACTAAAACATGACGACTCATTCATCGGAAGACCATCATGGGATGTAGGCTGGTCATTGGCCGATGATAATCAGAAACAGGTCTCTTTGTTTATCAAATTAAATTGCTGTGCCTCTTTGTCTTGCACTAAAATTGACTAACATTAGTGTTTCTCAGGTTGAAAATGATATCAGATCTTCCCTGAAGTCTAACAGGAATAATGCATCTGTAGAGTCAATAGGCACATTGATGTTGGCCAAGTCTGCCACAAGAATTGCTATTCTAGGAATTTCAACCATCAATTCAAATGTAAGGCACAGGTTGACGTTTTCCTTTCCTGGACATTTAGCACCTTGAAATTACAAGCTATAGTTTTTTTCCTGTACTTAAAACTCTAGGTCATTTGTGATCAGAATGCAAGACGAATCAATGTTTCAGAGATGCAACACCGAGGAGACTCTTTGCTGGTAGTAGGATCTCCATTCGGCCTCCTGTCACCCTTCCATTTCTTCAACAGGTATTATTTTATTCTACTGGTTTTAGCAGGATGTCTATTAGTTGCACCAGAACTTAGCACATGCAACCCATCAAATCTCTGGATTTGATAACAAGAAAATAGGCATTCATAATTTTGACTTATGTAATGTTAAACTCCAGACTTTGCAAAACCTGATACTATTCCATATGCTATATGTATGGAGATAATGTAAAACTGATGCTATCTAGCATTTTATTAACTCTTTGCTTTGCATGTCATCACTACAGCTTCCAAAGCATATGCAATCGTAGCTTTTGTTCCACGTATGTCTATTGACCTTGAAGGCATATTCACTGTAACTAGATGCTGATATTCTGGAACTAGAACAGCATGACATTCTATTATTCAGTATTTTTTTTGTGCCGCATTATCCTAAAACAGAGTAAGAGTGTATTCATTTGTACACATGTGCGTTCATTAAGCAGCATATCAGTTGGTGCTGTTGCGAATTGCCTTCCTCCATGCGCTATGAGGAGCTCGTTGCTGATGGCTGACATCCACTGTCTCCCTGGTAAATATCAATCcatttttcttttctcatatacTATGACATTAGCTCTTGATAATGTCTTAATGGACCAAGGTATGGAAGGTGGTCCAGTGTTTGACAAAAATTCTTGCCTTGTGGGGTTGCTGATGAACCCATTAAGACAGAAAGGCAGCAAGATAGAAGTTCAGGTGAGTTCACTGGTTTCAACAAGATACATTTGCACATCGAATAAATGTAAACTTAGCTATCTTAAAATCTGCATACCAGCTCGTGGTTCCATGGGATGCAATATGCACTGGATGGAACAACAAGAAACTGGAGGAAATTGGGGGAGACCCAAGTGAGCTACCTGACAAAAATGCTGATAGTAAAACAATGGAATTAAGGATGTCTTTCTCTTCTATGGTCAACAAAATTAACCAGTATTGCATCTCACCCTCTTCTATAAGAGAGGCTATATCCGCAGTTGTTCTTGTTACGGTTGGTGAATCATCTTGGGCTTCAGGAATTATTCTGAACAAAAGGGGTTTAGTTCTGACAAATGCTCATCTCTTGGAACCTTGGAGATTCGGAAGAACTTCACCTTCAGGTGTACAAACCTCATTTGCTGGAGAATATCTCAATGCCAGAGAAAACAAATCATTGCAGCCGCAGCAATGCAAATTTTCTAATGAAGATGCTGTCAAACATGAGGTTTCATTGTTTAACTTGGGTTTCAAAAGAGAGAAGAGAATATCAGTTCGTTTGGACCATGCGGAGAGACAGATGTGGTGCAACGCAAGTGTGgtttttatctcgaagggtccgCTTGATGTTGCATTGCTTCAAATGGAAAAGGTTCCAATTGAATTAAATACAATCAGACCAGAATTTGTTTGCCCAACAGCAGGATCATCTGTATATGTTGTTGGACATGGCCTTTTTGGACCTCGATCAGGTGACAAATCTTAGAATCTGGTGCTTGGAGCAGTTTGATGCTTCTTTTGGTCAATGTGCATGCCCTTTCAACTGTTTTGACTTTTGAGTTTTGATATTATGGAACTGATATTTCAGTTGAATATAGGCCTATGCTCGTCTCTATCCTCTGGGGTTGTGTCAAAGGTTGTCCAAATTCCATCAACTCAACTTTCTCATCTTTCTGGTACTGTGGAGGCTGACAATATGGACATGCCAGTAATGCTGCAGACAACAGCAGCAGTTCATCCAGGGGCCAGTGGTGGTGTTCTTGTTAATTCGCATGGGCTAATGGTTGGAATAATAACAAGGTAtataataagacctttgaggcACTACTTCAGAAAGTAACAAGGACTTTATTAAGTTCATCAAGTTATTTCACCATTTCGTCGACAGTATGAACTTGCTATCTTTTATGTTGGGCATATTCTACTTGGGAAATATATTTAAAACCATCTTAACGTTCCTGCTACTCGCAAGCTAACTTGCCAACATTATTCCATTCATTTTAGTGACTAGAAGAATTGTGAAGTATGCCTTTTctaaaaacctcttttttttcCCACCACTTATTCCTTTTGTTCCTATATCCAGTAATGCTAAGCATGGTGCCGGAAGCACAATACCTCATCTGAATTTCAGCATCCCATGCAAATCACTCGAAACAATCTTCAAGTATTCAGGTGCTAATTAAGTGTGCCTGTATTTTTCTCTTCTCTCAACTTTAGTCAACAATGATGATATCAAAACCCTTTTGAATACATATGAAATAAGAAATGCATTCAATTTTCTCCTTTCTTGGCAGAAATTGGAGAGCCCGCAATTCTGGAGGAGTTGGACAAACCCAATGAAGTGCTCTCATCGGTTTGGGCTCTGGCACCATCATCATCCCCATTTATCGACAACCCCCCTGAAAAGACCAAAGACGAAAAGGTTCTGGAGTTCTCAAAGTTTCTTAGTGATAAGCAAGCAACTCTGAAATCTAGCACAGATCTAAAGGAACTCTTTAAGCACAAGATCCCCAGCAAAATATAGATTTTTATCGAGAAATGGAAGTGGGATTGTAGGGATAAGATTTCGATGTCCTTTTTTTAAACAAAGATTTCAAGTTATTGGTCATGGGCAAAGTGCAAAAGTTGCTTTGTCAGGGAAAACATTGGTTGAGGGATTCAGATTACCTAACAAAATGTCAGACTGTTACATGCCACTCTACTATGGTGTTTTGGGCAAAGCCTTGTTCAGGAGAGACACTGTGTGCCAGTAATACATAGTTTGCTCCCAGATTTCAGCAGAAATGTGTTGTCAGAGAACAATGGGGCTTACTTCCAGAAGTTCAAGACATGTTGCCTACAAGAATATCAAAAATCAAATCTGTGAAGGAATATAGATTTTTTAACTAGTTGAGGACTAGTATCTCTGTCATTTGCTGCACTAACTGAAAAGGTATTTTTTAAACATTTCTTGTAATCCTACTTCCAGTGTACTAAAAGTGTTCGTTCATCTAGGCTGATATAGCCTAACAAAGAAAATCAAGCTGGGGTGTTGCATGTGATCTGCTCATCATTTCATATACCTTATGCTTACCACGGAGAAGCGTGTGATCTGTTCGTCATTACAGGCCTTCTCAAACCCAGAAATTGATATGTCAATCAGTCAAATACAGTAAAAATATAGGACTTCTCAAGTCCAAGAATTGATATATCAGTCAGTCTAGTACAGTAAGATAGGACTTCCCAAACCCTGAAATTGATATATCAGTCAATCAAATACAGTAGAATAGGACTTCTCAAGCCTTATCAGTCTGTCAAATACAGTAAAATCGGACTTCTCAAGCAGCGAGGTGGCAACCAAACTTACAATCTCAACAGTTGGTGTGGCAATGCAAAAATCAACAATGTTTAAGCATGCCATGACCAATGAATAATGTAGGTT from Panicum hallii strain FIL2 chromosome 3, PHallii_v3.1, whole genome shotgun sequence encodes:
- the LOC112884790 gene encoding glyoxysomal processing protease, glyoxysomal isoform X1; this encodes MNSDSPAAHIRFCISRPRASKEKLPQRRSNRSYRLFSSADQSPRAPLRRHGDAGDRRGGAPLRRHGPNRRPGQSPTPHHHLIFNQQYLANRRRRAPPHVRRLRFQDPKGLKMRRHAFHLHQSGSTTLSASALLLPRGALAEPPPLLDRVCAARGHAAGDVALTAASLVEPFLVAEQRGNPGEEFQPRLVPQARIDVLVEHEELGNTRDGKSGPPRWLSARLLAMVDVPTAADSVLSLLKHDDSFIGRPSWDVGWSLADDNQKQVENDIRSSLKSNRNNASVESIGTLMLAKSATRIAILGISTINSNVICDQNARRINVSEMQHRGDSLLVVGSPFGLLSPFHFFNSISVGAVANCLPPCAMRSSLLMADIHCLPGMEGGPVFDKNSCLVGLLMNPLRQKGSKIEVQLVVPWDAICTGWNNKKLEEIGGDPSELPDKNADSKTMELRMSFSSMVNKINQYCISPSSIREAISAVVLVTVGESSWASGIILNKRGLVLTNAHLLEPWRFGRTSPSGVQTSFAGEYLNARENKSLQPQQCKFSNEDAVKHEVSLFNLGFKREKRISVRLDHAERQMWCNASVVFISKGPLDVALLQMEKVPIELNTIRPEFVCPTAGSSVYVVGHGLFGPRSGLCSSLSSGVVSKVVQIPSTQLSHLSGTVEADNMDMPVMLQTTAAVHPGASGGVLVNSHGLMVGIITSNAKHGAGSTIPHLNFSIPCKSLETIFKYSEIGEPAILEELDKPNEVLSSVWALAPSSSPFIDNPPEKTKDEKVLEFSKFLSDKQATLKSSTDLKELFKHKIPSKI
- the LOC112884790 gene encoding glyoxysomal processing protease, glyoxysomal isoform X2, with amino-acid sequence MDLGREAQRSASMFRPRASKEKLPQRRSNRSYRLFSSADQSPRAPLRRHGDAGDRRGGAPLRRHGPNRRPGQSPTPHHHLIFNQQYLANRRRRAPPHVRRLRFQDPKGLKMRRHAFHLHQSGSTTLSASALLLPRGALAEPPPLLDRVCAARGHAAGDVALTAASLVEPFLVAEQRGNPGEEFQPRLVPQARIDVLVEHEELGNTRDGKSGPPRWLSARLLAMVDVPTAADSVLSLLKHDDSFIGRPSWDVGWSLADDNQKQVENDIRSSLKSNRNNASVESIGTLMLAKSATRIAILGISTINSNVICDQNARRINVSEMQHRGDSLLVVGSPFGLLSPFHFFNSISVGAVANCLPPCAMRSSLLMADIHCLPGMEGGPVFDKNSCLVGLLMNPLRQKGSKIEVQLVVPWDAICTGWNNKKLEEIGGDPSELPDKNADSKTMELRMSFSSMVNKINQYCISPSSIREAISAVVLVTVGESSWASGIILNKRGLVLTNAHLLEPWRFGRTSPSGVQTSFAGEYLNARENKSLQPQQCKFSNEDAVKHEVSLFNLGFKREKRISVRLDHAERQMWCNASVVFISKGPLDVALLQMEKVPIELNTIRPEFVCPTAGSSVYVVGHGLFGPRSGLCSSLSSGVVSKVVQIPSTQLSHLSGTVEADNMDMPVMLQTTAAVHPGASGGVLVNSHGLMVGIITSNAKHGAGSTIPHLNFSIPCKSLETIFKYSEIGEPAILEELDKPNEVLSSVWALAPSSSPFIDNPPEKTKDEKVLEFSKFLSDKQATLKSSTDLKELFKHKIPSKI